Below is a genomic region from Lineus longissimus chromosome 4, tnLinLong1.2, whole genome shotgun sequence.
TGAAAATGAGCACAGCCATTCGTTCAGAACGTTCAAAAATATACTGGGACGCTTTTCAAAGCCACTCAGTTCAAATGACCAACAATCATGACAATAGCTCCTTTTTAAGAATATATTCAAATGAGAAACAACGTTTTTATATTTACCTGGCCTAAATCTTCACAAGCTGCGGCGACAGTAATCAAGAAAGCCATACAGAACGATGGAAGATGTTACCAACCTGGTAAGCAACCGCCTCAAATATAGTGTACAAGGAAAGCAATGCGGCCATGAGGAGGGTAAGACGGAGAACTGCTCGTTTGTATGTATTCATTTGCTGTCGGTACTCCTGGTACACGCTGGTGTATGGCGAGAGTTCGCTCATTCTGCGGTCATGTCGATTGAAACAGAAGATGTAATACATATGATGTCCACCTGCAAAAGGACCAGATAGCTTTCTATCAATAATGTATGAACATGTCACAAAGGTAGGTATAGGTTTTGGTTTGCATCTCTTAATAATAAATGTTCCTCTGTTTTCAAGACGGAGGACCAGTTATGATTTTTAACAGAGCCTTAACGTACAAACAAAGTTTTGTAGTCAAATTCGACCGCTTGAAAATAATCGTTATTCACAGATTACTCAGATCGTCAACTGTAACTCATATTTCTGACTTTTAAGAAATCGGAACATCTTTTTCCCCTGTACGGGCTTTGTAAATGAATCATTAAACGATTTAGGGGACTTACCAGACGGTTCTAACATCTTGTACTTGGCCTTCCCtatcatgaagatgaagataccTAGTCCCACAAACACGACTTGGAGAATAGATGCTCCAATTGCCAGGAGATCTTTGTTACACACTTCATCTAAAGGTACAGCTGTAGATATGACACTCATGTTGCGATGCGGCTTGCCAGTGGGTTCCCGATCAGACGGAACGTAGTTGACGAGAAACATGGAAATTGGGCAGAAAGCCAACAGCCTTCCTAGGTTGATGGCAAAAGTGTACCTATAGtgacaaaaaatattattttgggATTCCTAATTAAGATTTAATTCACATTCATATTCGTGAACATGGACAATTATCATTAACCGCATTCTTAAGATCTCATCAACTGTTGGTTGTTTTTGGCTTTGCTGTAGGTGTCACGATGAGGACATTTCAGTAGCAGGTCTTTGCATCACAAGGTGATATCAGTTGAAGTCGCAGTGTATTCTTTGTTCTCTAGCCCTTATTAATTTTTGTGGTATTTGATGATTCTCACTTTAAACACGTTCTTACCATCTGTAATACGACTGGATCTTCAGTGCACTACATGATGTATCGTGAAGCTGCCCGGCCCCGAATATGGTCACATTGGCTTTGATAAATCCAGTACCAAGAGCTATCAGAATCAGTGCGGTCACAAAGAGGAATGTCGCCACCTGTAAGGATGCAAATAATCAATGATTACCTGACTTTCTGGATCGACGTGTGATCAAGCTTCAATTTATAAAGAACTTACTAACTACGAAGATTACCTATTTCTCTTGAAGGAGTCTAGTTTGTTTATTTCATGCGATAATGAATGCAGGAGGTATACGTTATCATCGGTAATTTTGAATTTGGTTTTGTCATCCAGTCAATCAATGTAGACACACACACCCTTCTCCATCGTCCTCCGGCCAAAACATACTCTCCCCGCTCACATACGTCTGAAAAACAAGGTTTTCATTTCCATGTGTAACTTTTAAGgtgtgcatatttgtgttggttgaAAAGCCTACAACAACTTTTCAAAACTCAACATTGACCCCAGGCTTTATTTCTACGAGCAATGTGTACCCTCCATGCTTACCGGGATTGAAAATTTCGGTCCAATTCCAGTGTTGTCTACATAAACTAGAATGGCATAGATGAGTAGAATGACCATTCCAAAGAACTCCATGACGGTTCCAAATAGTATTGCCTTGTAACGTCCAAGGGCGATGTCTCCGATAATTCCACCAATCAGCGGCAGAAAGAAAGCAACACCTAAAATACGCAATGCAGATTAACCCAGCTAATCAACGATTTCAATCGGTTTAAATGATCAGAAAGAAACAAATTGGCCATTGGGTTGTTAATATCTACATTTACCTGTGTGGACATCTCCTCTTGAATACTAAAGTTCGTGTGGGCAGTTTTtaatttcattacatgtatatcatgtagCTTCTACGGAATCACCAAATCCTCGCACGAAATTTCAGAAATATGCTTACTAATTCCGATACAACGGGCTGCTCTAGTTACCAAAACGAATGCGGTAAGAATCCCCCAAAATATTTACCTGTAAATATGAGAATAATGGCCACCGCCTGGCTATCTGTATACTTCAGGGGGCTTCCATCCTTCATGTAAAACACGGCAGGAACGAGAATGTAGAAAGCAGCAGAATGGAGACTTTCATGCAGGACGATGCATGTCAGGCCAAAACTACGGTCAAAACCGATAGGTTCACACCTCCTCGGGCCTTGAAATCTAATTGATTGGTCATCAGTGTTGTTACCATGACTCCTTGTTTGACCGTCAGCTCCATATGACATCCTCACCGAATCGCGTTTACCGGCGTTTTTTGCCAAACAGGTGTTCTCGCTGCTTCCATCGAGCAGGCCATCATGTTTCGTGTAGCTGCAGGACGCCatcgtacggtggctgggaaaggacaacacatgatttgtttttttcaaaataaaacattttttttgagGAAAGATAATAACTCGATCACCTGAGATAGTATCTTGATCGCTCGAGATGATGAGTCCATCGaccgagatatttcctgaaaacaaGGGGGTGCAGTGTACCCTCCCCCTTCCCACGTAAAGCTCCCTTTTTGCAAAAAGTTGCTGATAAAAATAAAGGTACGTTTTGCGGCATGTTGCTGGAAACAGTTTTGATGTATATATTGATTAAAGTAGTACTTCAATCAgcgaataccccccccccctcccattaCGTCCAATACAATAAACAACTAAACTCGAAtttttagttccagcctcacccgaaatccaccccattttccatctttgttcgttttaaaatgaccaTGGCGGCAAAAAACTAGATCCAAGGGGGacgtggttggtgtgaggtgatgggggcatcctggactaacatgccataccattcgctacaataaacaacttgAATTGTTAGTTCAAGCCTCAACCGAAATCCACCCCAATTTCCATCtttgtagcgactggtatggcatgtatAGGAGTGACCCTATTGGCGATTTCGTGGAACTTAATCTTGCCTATCTTGGCTGCTGCCTTTAGTCTCCCTTTATGGGCCAGCGAAAACTGTAAGGCCTACAGCTGAATGAACGTTTTATTCCGCGGACAGAATTTTCAACCAGTCATGCCTTGGGTGTTTGAAATCCTAAATACATGTTATACTTATCAAGCTCTGTAGGAAGGTTGCTTGATTGCTAATCAAAACCGTCTCGAGAAAGCGTGTGAGGAAAAGAAGGATGTTAATAGATTTTATATGATCATCTTACCTCAACATATGTTTCTAAATCAACAGTCGTTCAGGAGCTTCCCGCGATTCCATACAGCTGTTTTTCAGGGAATGTTCGTACAAGGAAGTCGTTCAAAACGTAGTTTGTTATTAATGTAAGCTCACATGGTTCTGTTAGAGGGTTTTACCAGATTTTACTTTGGTATAGGAATTTCAATGTGTATACCAGGAAGTTGGCTATAGGGCATGAGGTCAATGATGATAATTGATTAGTCATAAGTTTGACAAAGCCATGATAAAACTATTTTCACGAGAGCAGACTTGCCTCGTATCTCATCTGTCCCGTAAATATATGTACATTATATTTCTAATACGATTAACGGTATAACATTTGGTACAAAGATTGAAACGGATTGTGGGAGACTGGACGTGCAGTACAGCTGGCACAAACATGCTTTACCTGTTCATGAGTAACACACCAAATTCATTTTTTAGAATCTTTTTTTCTGGCTGTTTCCCTCCATTGTTTGGAATGCTAAAAAGCATAACAATGACACATTCCTCTCTGCATGTAATGGCCTCTCCAACTGTATGCACAAAAACACTCACAAATGCAGAAATTGGAATGTAGATATAATAGACATAATCATGGGTTGCATATCTTGATAACCTTGATAGAAAGTCGTGTCCGCTCCTTGAAGGCAGTGGAAATCTGCAGCAAACTTGACTGATGTTACAAGGAATATTTTCTACAGAGAACATCAGAAGACCTGACCTGATAAACGGCCAATATTTCGTATTTACTGTTGCGTATCTCATAACAAGTGAAAGTTTATATCATGAACCAGTGTTTGCTATCGATGTTTATACTAAAATCTATATCGGAATCTTGATGCCTTTTACTGATAATGCATCCGAACTCAATCAAGTGAGCAACATATGCTCCAGAAATGTAATTCCAGTTCTGATCACAAGTGACACTCTTAATGCGGGCCCTGGTTGACGCCCACTGCTGAATGAAATATTGAACTGATTTATGGTTTAGTGGCTCTTGACTGCCAATGTCTTAGTGCACAAATAGCGTGCGCTGAAATTACACCTGATGGCGCAAACCGCTAATATTTTCTGTACTGCTAACAGCAGCTGCGGCTGAATAGGGGCCTTTAAAGGTGTCGATTTTGTTTTATGAacgaaaatcaatgaaaaaaaattggatcAAATTCCAACCAATGAACATTCAGCTTTGAACACGCCaaattgaaatttgagaaaACCAACTGTTTGAGTAAAGGCGGCCAGCACAACCAAGTTAATTCAATAAAGCGACCTGAGCAAGCTGACGGGGCACATTCGGCCCCACACCACCAGTGGGAACAGAAGACCCCCAAAACTCCATTATAAAAAGTATATCTGGATTTTTTTGACTCAACTAATTAAAAGGTAGGCTTTCGTGAATTTTACTACATATTCTGATATGTTGACTAATGGATTACTTTTATTTTCCATTGCCTGTACAGCTCCATCGACCACCAAGAAAAGGTTTTCGTGGTGGTAGGTGATATCAAGATTTACCCTggtgaccctttgataagactgtagaacCATGGGAATTTAGGTCAAGGTGCGATCGGGTTTTTGTTCAtagacaatagactgtgtattgGGCAAGACCTGAAAGTGTGAGGCCGAGGTGAGGGCCAAATGGCGAACggggaaacactaaaaaaacGTCACACCGGGTCTGTCCCTCCTCTCATGTCAGAGATAAAGTTAACCGTTCATTACCGGGTTTGTCTAGACCGGGTCATACGATAAACACGCAAATTATCAGAGCTAGACCTAATTTCTTATGTGTAAACACCATTTATGTCACA
It encodes:
- the LOC135486231 gene encoding uncharacterized protein LOC135486231 gives rise to the protein MLSHRTMASCSYTKHDGLLDGSSENTCLAKNAGKRDSVRMSYGADGQTRSHGNNTDDQSIRFQGPRRCEPIGFDRSFGLTCIVLHESLHSAAFYILVPAVFYMKDGSPLKYTDSQAVAIILIFTGVAFFLPLIGGIIGDIALGRYKAILFGTVMEFFGMVILLIYAILVYVDNTGIGPKFSIPVATFLFVTALILIALGTGFIKANVTIFGAGQLHDTSCSALKIQSYYRWYTFAINLGRLLAFCPISMFLVNYVPSDREPTGKPHRNMSVISTAVPLDEVCNKDLLAIGASILQVVFVGLGIFIFMIGKAKYKMLEPSGGHHMYYIFCFNRHDRRMSELSPYTSVYQEYRQQMNTYKRAVLRLTLLMAALLSLYTIFEAVAYQKISIFMLQFEKLSQPEGMTVHLPLPFMNTFSTLVLVVYVPLLEIFSCRRKTADDITEAEIDDKIAQWTEGGGIENTTPASVVRQASVAKYVKFGGRRKNLSSISSDFNVDALDTDFRRQVAEDISTTKHRRDILIRMGIGLICAAIAVLCAGILETLRKNHHGLSVFWQVPQYIILGIGEFGEISAYEFANTESLPGLQGFTIGMFISTYGLGNFLAYFCYAGASGSLINPKDLDDFHMEYVYYGHAAFLLLITLAFVVLARQYHLEHPCRLEEPICPYRADEEDEKFD